From Alphaproteobacteria bacterium, a single genomic window includes:
- a CDS encoding acyl-CoA dehydrogenase produces the protein MTQSPAKSSKLPSFDWADPLLLSSQLSEDERMAYDMAKRFADEELLPGVLEANRNQTFDRAIYRKFGEAGFLGIALEGYGCPGGSAVMYGLVARAVESCDSAYRSAMSVQSSLVMYPIHSYGTEDQKERFLPKLASGEFVGAFGLTEPDHGSDAGGLKTRAKKVDGGYVLNGAKMWITSSPIADVFVIWAKDENDDIRGFIAERGMEGLSTPKIEGKFSLRASPTGEIVMDNVFVPDANYMPNARGLGGPFGCLNKARYGISWGAMGAAETCFHAARDYTLNRKAFGRPLAANQLIQKKLADMETEIALGLQGSLQVGRLMDQGQAAPAMISLIKRNNCGKALDIARVARDMHGGNGIHDEYNVVRHMMNLEAVNTYEGTHDVHALILGRAITGLQAFYG, from the coding sequence ATGACCCAATCCCCCGCCAAGTCTTCGAAACTGCCCTCGTTCGATTGGGCCGACCCGTTGCTGCTGTCCAGCCAGCTCTCCGAAGACGAGCGCATGGCCTATGACATGGCCAAGCGCTTCGCCGACGAGGAATTGCTGCCGGGCGTGCTGGAGGCGAACCGCAACCAGACCTTCGACCGCGCCATCTATCGCAAGTTCGGCGAGGCCGGCTTCCTCGGCATCGCGCTGGAGGGCTATGGCTGCCCCGGTGGCAGCGCCGTCATGTACGGCCTGGTCGCCCGCGCGGTGGAAAGCTGCGACAGCGCCTATCGCAGCGCCATGAGCGTGCAGTCCTCGCTGGTGATGTATCCGATCCACAGCTACGGCACCGAGGACCAGAAGGAGCGCTTTTTGCCCAAGCTCGCCTCCGGCGAGTTCGTCGGCGCCTTCGGCCTGACCGAGCCGGACCACGGCTCCGACGCCGGCGGGCTCAAGACCCGGGCGAAGAAGGTCGACGGCGGCTATGTGCTGAACGGCGCCAAGATGTGGATCACGTCGAGCCCCATCGCCGACGTGTTCGTGATCTGGGCCAAGGACGAGAACGACGACATTCGCGGCTTCATCGCCGAGCGCGGCATGGAGGGCCTGTCGACGCCGAAGATCGAGGGCAAGTTCTCGCTGCGCGCCTCGCCGACCGGCGAGATCGTGATGGACAACGTGTTCGTGCCCGATGCGAACTACATGCCGAACGCCCGTGGCCTGGGCGGCCCGTTCGGCTGCCTAAACAAGGCGCGCTATGGCATTTCCTGGGGCGCGATGGGCGCGGCCGAGACCTGTTTCCACGCCGCCCGCGACTACACGCTGAACCGCAAGGCCTTCGGCCGGCCGCTGGCCGCCAACCAGCTGATCCAGAAAAAGCTGGCGGACATGGAGACGGAAATCGCGCTCGGTCTGCAAGGCTCGTTGCAGGTGGGCCGGCTGATGGACCAGGGCCAGGCGGCGCCGGCGATGATCAGCCTGATCAAGCGCAACAATTGCGGCAAGGCGCTGGACATCGCCCGGGTCGCCCGCGACATGCATGGCGGCAACGGCATTCACGACGAATACAATGTCGTGCGTCACATGATGAACCTGGAAGCCGTGAACACCTATGAGGGCACGCACGACGTGCACGCCCTGATCCTGGGCCGGGCCATCACCGGCCTCCAGGCATTCTACGGCTAG
- a CDS encoding glucose-6-phosphate isomerase, with amino-acid sequence MYTQSIDGCMAAAIGPAGLSEEALQAWVQKAAPGLARLRTGHRDGSMPLVQLPERRDDIPMIENRAEYHRGRADTVVVLGTGGSSLGGQALYALADAGFGPSGDSPRIVFLDNVDPHTFDHLFRSLDLARTDFLVISKSGGTADTLAQAMICLEALLEGEDEAVAAEHFTVITEPRPSPLSHLAQHYGMVALPHDPAVGGRFSALSVVGLLPAAIAGLDPANIRGGAEPVIAELLTGDRCAPAIGAAVQCALAKTRDVRTSVLMPYGDRLADLGLWYRQLWAESLGKGGEGTLPVRAVGAVDQHSQLQLYLGGPRDKVFTLIQTPVGGTGRRMRTALAGDTGALDYLDGRTMGDLLDAMQRATAETLVQNGCPTRVLTLDRVDEAGIGSVMMHFMAETIIAAGMLDIDPFDQPAVEQGKVLARQYLSATPPRR; translated from the coding sequence ATGTACACGCAGAGCATCGACGGTTGCATGGCCGCGGCCATCGGCCCCGCTGGCTTGTCGGAGGAGGCGTTGCAGGCCTGGGTGCAGAAGGCGGCGCCGGGGCTGGCGCGGCTGCGCACCGGCCATCGCGACGGCTCGATGCCGCTGGTGCAATTGCCGGAACGGCGCGACGACATTCCGATGATCGAAAACCGGGCGGAATACCACCGCGGCCGCGCCGACACGGTGGTGGTGCTGGGAACGGGCGGCTCCAGCCTGGGCGGGCAGGCGCTTTACGCCCTGGCCGATGCCGGCTTCGGTCCCAGCGGCGATTCCCCCCGCATCGTGTTTCTCGACAATGTCGACCCGCACACGTTCGACCACCTGTTCCGCTCGCTCGACCTGGCCCGGACCGACTTCCTGGTCATTTCCAAGTCCGGCGGCACCGCCGATACGCTCGCCCAGGCGATGATCTGCCTGGAAGCCCTGCTGGAGGGCGAGGACGAGGCCGTCGCGGCCGAGCATTTCACCGTCATCACCGAGCCCCGGCCGTCGCCCCTGAGCCATCTGGCGCAGCATTACGGCATGGTGGCGCTGCCGCACGATCCGGCGGTGGGCGGGCGGTTTTCGGCCCTCTCTGTCGTGGGCTTGCTGCCGGCTGCCATTGCGGGGCTGGACCCGGCGAATATCCGCGGCGGCGCGGAGCCGGTGATCGCCGAGCTGCTGACCGGCGACCGCTGCGCGCCCGCCATCGGGGCGGCGGTGCAGTGCGCGCTCGCCAAGACCCGGGACGTGCGCACTTCGGTGCTGATGCCCTATGGCGACCGGCTGGCCGATCTGGGCCTGTGGTACCGGCAATTGTGGGCGGAATCCCTCGGCAAGGGCGGGGAAGGCACGCTGCCGGTCCGGGCCGTGGGCGCCGTGGACCAGCACAGCCAGCTGCAACTCTATCTGGGCGGGCCGCGCGACAAGGTCTTCACGCTGATCCAGACCCCGGTGGGCGGCACCGGCCGGCGCATGCGCACGGCACTGGCCGGCGACACGGGCGCGCTCGACTATCTGGACGGGCGCACCATGGGCGATCTGCTGGATGCGATGCAGCGGGCGACGGCGGAAACCCTTGTCCAGAACGGCTGTCCGACCCGCGTGCTGACGCTGGACCGGGTCGACGAGGCCGGTATCGGCTCGGTGATGATGCATTTCATGGCGGAAACCATCATCGCCGCCGGCATGCTGGACATCGATCCCTTCGACCAGCCGGCGGTGGAGCAGGGCAAGGTGCTGGCGCGCCAGTATCTGAGCGCGACGCCGCCGCGCCGCTGA
- a CDS encoding ATP-binding cassette domain-containing protein: MSPPLLQVEHLTMRFGGLTAIDDLSFAAADGEITAIIGPNGAGKTTVFNCLTGFYKPTVGRLALRRDGREHLLERMQGFDIARHAGVARTFQNIRLFGRMSVLENLLVAQHGPLMRASKFTFAGLFGLPSYKAAERAAVEQARYWLDKVNLTDRADWDAQNLPYGAQRRLEIARAMCTRPSLLCLDEPAAGLNPRESYDLNVLLQGIRNEQGIGILLIEHDMSVVMEISDHIVVLDYGCKISDGSPDFVRNDPTVIRAYLGTDDEEDDEAATASEGAKR, from the coding sequence ATGAGCCCGCCGCTGCTCCAGGTGGAGCATCTCACCATGCGCTTCGGCGGCCTGACCGCCATCGACGACCTGTCGTTCGCGGCCGCCGACGGCGAGATCACCGCCATTATCGGCCCGAACGGGGCCGGCAAGACCACGGTGTTCAACTGCCTGACCGGCTTCTACAAGCCGACGGTCGGCCGCCTCGCCCTGCGCCGCGACGGTCGGGAACACCTGCTGGAACGCATGCAGGGGTTCGACATTGCCCGCCATGCAGGCGTCGCCCGCACGTTTCAGAATATCCGGCTGTTCGGCCGGATGAGCGTGCTGGAGAACCTGCTGGTCGCCCAGCACGGGCCGCTGATGCGCGCCTCGAAATTCACCTTTGCCGGCCTGTTCGGCCTGCCGTCCTACAAGGCCGCCGAGCGGGCCGCGGTGGAGCAGGCGCGCTACTGGCTCGACAAGGTGAACCTGACGGACCGGGCCGACTGGGACGCCCAGAACCTGCCCTATGGCGCCCAGCGCCGGCTGGAGATCGCGCGGGCCATGTGCACGCGGCCATCGCTTCTGTGCCTCGACGAGCCGGCCGCCGGCCTGAACCCGCGGGAAAGCTATGACCTGAACGTGCTGCTCCAGGGCATCCGCAACGAGCAGGGCATCGGCATTCTGCTGATCGAGCACGACATGAGCGTGGTCATGGAAATCTCGGACCATATCGTTGTGCTGGATTATGGCTGCAAGATTTCCGATGGCTCTCCCGATTTCGTGCGCAACGATCCGACCGTGATCCGCGCCTATCTCGGCACCGACGACGAGGAAGACGACGAAGCCGCCACCGCATCCGAGGGGGCGAAGCGATGA
- a CDS encoding methylmalonyl-CoA carboxyltransferase gives MSWEPELEELARREAMAREMGGADKVKRQHDGGRLTVRERVEQLADAGSFHEIGAIAGKAEYDANNDLVKLTPSNCVFGRAKMAGRPVVICGDDFTVRGGSADATIKEKPQLAEKMANELRLPIVRLIEGSGGGGSVRTIETTGRANLPGGQGSSSRFDLMATNMATVPVVALGLGSVAGLGAARMAASHFSVMTKDTSAMFVAGPPVVKGIGQDLTKMELGGWRIQTRAGGVDNAVNTEAEAFEAARRFLSYLPNSVYEAPPRAEPVPAADQEPLAAAIPKARRQAYRMRPIVERLVDPGSFLEIAPNFGRSIICGLARIDGWPVALMASDPYHYGGAWTADACQKIIRHVDLAETFHLPVVYLADCPGFLVGKEAEETGTIRHGVRAMAAVNQSTTPWCAIVVRNAFGVAGGAHVPVGRYHTRYAWPSGFWGSLPLEGGIEAAYRADLDAADDPAAELVRIEDRLEKLRSPFRTAERFWIEEIVDPRKTRGLLEEFANLAAPLRDPGPRRFGIRP, from the coding sequence ATGTCGTGGGAACCGGAACTTGAGGAACTGGCCCGTCGCGAGGCAATGGCCCGGGAAATGGGAGGGGCCGACAAGGTCAAGCGCCAGCACGACGGCGGCCGTCTGACCGTGCGCGAGCGGGTGGAGCAACTGGCGGATGCCGGCTCCTTCCACGAGATCGGCGCCATTGCCGGCAAGGCCGAGTACGACGCCAACAACGACCTGGTCAAGCTCACCCCCTCCAACTGCGTGTTCGGCCGGGCGAAGATGGCCGGCCGGCCGGTGGTAATTTGCGGCGACGATTTCACCGTGCGCGGCGGTTCGGCCGATGCCACCATCAAGGAAAAGCCCCAACTGGCCGAGAAAATGGCCAACGAGTTGCGCCTGCCCATCGTCCGCCTGATCGAGGGCTCCGGCGGCGGCGGTTCGGTGCGCACGATCGAGACCACGGGCCGGGCCAACCTGCCGGGCGGCCAGGGCTCGTCCAGCCGCTTCGACCTGATGGCGACCAACATGGCGACGGTGCCGGTCGTGGCGCTGGGCCTGGGCTCGGTAGCGGGCCTGGGGGCGGCGCGCATGGCGGCCAGCCATTTCTCGGTCATGACCAAGGACACCTCGGCCATGTTCGTCGCCGGGCCGCCGGTGGTCAAAGGCATCGGCCAGGACCTGACCAAGATGGAACTCGGCGGCTGGCGCATCCAGACCCGCGCCGGCGGCGTCGACAATGCGGTCAACACCGAGGCCGAGGCGTTCGAGGCGGCGCGACGCTTCCTCTCCTACCTGCCGAACTCGGTCTACGAGGCGCCGCCCAGGGCCGAGCCGGTGCCGGCCGCGGACCAGGAACCGCTGGCCGCCGCCATCCCCAAGGCCCGGCGCCAGGCCTATCGCATGCGCCCGATCGTCGAACGGCTGGTCGATCCCGGCTCGTTCTTAGAGATCGCGCCGAATTTCGGCCGCTCGATCATCTGCGGCCTGGCCCGGATCGACGGCTGGCCGGTGGCGCTGATGGCGAGCGACCCCTATCACTATGGCGGTGCCTGGACCGCGGATGCCTGCCAGAAAATCATCCGCCATGTGGACCTGGCCGAGACCTTCCACCTGCCGGTGGTCTATCTGGCCGACTGCCCCGGCTTCCTGGTGGGCAAGGAGGCGGAGGAGACCGGCACCATCCGCCACGGCGTGCGCGCCATGGCGGCGGTCAACCAGTCGACCACGCCCTGGTGCGCCATCGTCGTGCGCAACGCCTTCGGCGTGGCCGGTGGCGCGCACGTGCCGGTGGGCCGCTACCACACCCGCTATGCCTGGCCGAGCGGCTTCTGGGGCTCGCTGCCGCTGGAAGGCGGCATCGAGGCCGCCTATCGCGCCGACTTGGACGCGGCGGACGACCCGGCGGCGGAACTGGTGCGGATCGAGGACCGGCTGGAAAAGCTGCGCTCGCCCTTCCGCACCGCCGAACGGTTCTGGATCGAGGAGATCGTCGACCCGCGCAAGACCCGCGGCCTGCTGGAGGAGTTCGCCAACCTCGCCGCACCGCTGCGCGATCCGGGGCCGCGCCGCTTCGGCATCCGGCCCTGA
- a CDS encoding branched-chain amino acid ABC transporter permease LivH (LivHMGF is the membrane component of the LIV-I/LS branched-chain amino acid transporter) translates to MEYFAQQLINGLTLGSIYGLIAIGYTMVYGIIGMINFAHGEVFMIGAFVALIAFLAVSATGITMVPLLLLIMLATAMIFTAAYGWTVERIAYRPLRGSFRLAPLISAIGMSIFLQNYVQLLQGARVKTLQPLISGGIELMERDGFTVVLSYMQILIIALTTGLMIAFWLLIERTSFGRMQRACEQDRTMAGLLGVDVDRTISLTFVTGAGLAAIAGMMFLMYYGVIDFFIGFLAGLKAFTAAVLGGIGSLPGAMLGGLLIGLIEAFWAGYFTTEYKDVAAFAILVLVLIFRPTGLLGRPEVEKV, encoded by the coding sequence ATGGAGTATTTCGCCCAGCAGTTGATTAACGGCCTGACACTCGGGTCGATCTACGGGCTCATCGCCATCGGCTACACCATGGTCTATGGCATTATCGGCATGATCAATTTCGCGCATGGCGAAGTGTTCATGATCGGCGCGTTCGTGGCGCTGATCGCCTTCCTCGCGGTTTCGGCCACCGGCATCACGATGGTGCCGCTGTTGCTGCTGATCATGCTGGCGACCGCCATGATCTTCACCGCCGCCTATGGCTGGACGGTGGAGCGCATCGCCTACCGGCCGTTGCGCGGCTCGTTTCGCCTGGCGCCGCTGATCAGCGCCATCGGTATGTCGATCTTCCTGCAGAACTATGTGCAACTGTTGCAGGGCGCACGGGTGAAAACCCTGCAGCCGCTGATATCGGGCGGCATCGAGTTGATGGAACGGGACGGCTTCACGGTCGTCCTTTCTTATATGCAGATCCTGATCATCGCGCTGACCACCGGGCTGATGATCGCCTTCTGGCTGCTGATCGAGCGCACCAGTTTCGGCCGCATGCAGCGCGCCTGCGAGCAGGACCGGACCATGGCCGGGCTGTTGGGGGTGGATGTCGACCGTACCATCTCGCTGACCTTCGTCACCGGCGCGGGGCTGGCCGCCATCGCCGGCATGATGTTCCTGATGTATTACGGCGTCATCGACTTCTTCATCGGCTTCCTGGCCGGGCTGAAGGCCTTTACGGCGGCGGTGCTGGGCGGCATCGGCTCGCTGCCGGGCGCCATGCTGGGCGGCCTGCTGATCGGCCTGATCGAGGCGTTCTGGGCCGGCTATTTCACCACCGAGTACAAGGACGTCGCCGCGTTCGCCATCCTGGTGCTGGTGCTGATCTTCCGCCCGACCGGGCTGCTGGGCCGGCCGGAAGTGGAGAAGGTCTGA
- the livM gene encoding high-affinity branched-chain amino acid ABC transporter permease LivM, which translates to MAVQSALKEAGLAAVLAMILALPLVGFRTVEQGASLGIDTRMAWVPAAGAVVFVGRLLLIAWRSRRGAGEPGVLGRGAAALGERFHGAITGIAIAGILFAVVLPFLPFANRTVVDLATLVLIYVMLGWGLNIVVGLAGLLDLGYVAFYAIGAYSFAMLAMHADFTFWMALPLSGLFACMFGVILGFPVLRLRGDYLAIVTLGFGEMIRIILLNWYHVTGGPDGISNIPRPGLFGMEFSRRGDPAFHEVFGLEYSSMHRLIFLYYLILILALITNWVTLRLRRLPIGRAWEALREDEIACRALGLNPTAIKLSAFATGAMFGGFAGAFFATRQGFISPESFTFIESAIILAIVVMGGMGSQVGVVIAAVVMIGLPEWFRELQEYRMLFFGAGMVLIMVWRPQGLVHRRQPSILLGGRR; encoded by the coding sequence ATGGCGGTGCAAAGCGCGCTGAAGGAGGCCGGGCTTGCCGCCGTCCTGGCGATGATCCTGGCCCTGCCGCTGGTCGGCTTTCGCACCGTCGAGCAAGGCGCCAGCCTGGGGATCGACACCCGCATGGCCTGGGTGCCGGCGGCGGGCGCGGTGGTCTTCGTCGGCCGCCTGCTGCTGATCGCCTGGCGCTCGCGCAGGGGGGCGGGCGAGCCCGGCGTCCTCGGGCGCGGTGCCGCCGCCCTGGGCGAGCGGTTCCACGGTGCCATCACCGGGATCGCCATTGCCGGCATCCTGTTTGCCGTCGTCCTGCCCTTCCTGCCCTTTGCCAACCGCACCGTCGTCGATCTCGCCACCCTGGTGCTGATTTACGTGATGCTGGGCTGGGGGCTGAACATCGTCGTCGGCCTGGCCGGGCTGCTGGATCTCGGCTATGTGGCATTCTATGCCATCGGCGCCTATTCCTTCGCCATGCTGGCGATGCACGCCGATTTCACCTTCTGGATGGCGCTGCCGCTGTCGGGCCTGTTTGCCTGCATGTTCGGCGTGATCCTGGGCTTTCCCGTCCTGCGCCTGCGCGGCGACTATCTGGCCATCGTCACACTGGGCTTCGGCGAGATGATCCGCATCATCCTGCTGAACTGGTATCATGTCACCGGCGGCCCGGACGGCATCTCCAACATCCCCCGCCCCGGCCTGTTCGGCATGGAGTTCTCCCGCCGCGGCGACCCGGCGTTTCACGAGGTATTCGGTCTGGAATACTCCTCCATGCACCGGCTGATCTTCCTCTATTATCTGATCCTGATCCTGGCGCTGATCACCAACTGGGTGACGCTGCGCCTGCGCCGCCTGCCCATCGGCCGGGCCTGGGAGGCGTTGCGCGAGGACGAGATCGCCTGCCGCGCGCTGGGCCTGAACCCGACCGCGATCAAGCTGTCGGCGTTTGCCACCGGCGCCATGTTCGGCGGTTTTGCCGGCGCCTTTTTCGCGACGCGCCAGGGCTTTATCAGCCCGGAAAGCTTCACCTTCATCGAAAGCGCCATCATCCTGGCCATCGTCGTCATGGGCGGCATGGGCTCGCAGGTCGGCGTCGTGATCGCGGCGGTGGTGATGATCGGCCTGCCGGAATGGTTCCGCGAGTTGCAGGAATACCGCATGCTGTTCTTCGGCGCCGGCATGGTGCTGATCATGGTCTGGCGGCCGCAGGGTCTGGTGCACCGACGCCAGCCCAGCATTTTGCTGGGAGGGCGACGATGA
- a CDS encoding ABC transporter ATP-binding protein, with amino-acid sequence MSELLLEIEGVETYYGNIQALHGIDLTVTRGEIVTLIGANGAGKSTLLMTICGNPQARHGTIRFEGEDITHQPTFTIVRRGVAHAPEGRRIFPKMTVLENLQLGAITAPEAHYARNLDAAFTLFPRLAERRSQRGGTLSGGEQQMLAIARALMSEPKLLLLDEPSLGLAPIIVRQIFNAIRTVNRETGMTVFLVEQNAYHALRLAHRGYVMVNGIITLSGTGQDLLANEEVRAAYLEGGH; translated from the coding sequence ATGAGCGAGCTGCTGCTGGAAATCGAGGGGGTCGAGACCTATTACGGCAACATCCAGGCGCTGCATGGCATCGACCTGACCGTCACACGGGGCGAGATCGTGACCTTGATCGGCGCCAACGGCGCCGGCAAGTCGACGCTGCTGATGACGATCTGCGGCAATCCCCAGGCCCGCCACGGCACGATCCGCTTCGAAGGCGAGGACATCACGCACCAGCCGACCTTCACCATCGTCCGCCGCGGCGTGGCGCATGCGCCCGAGGGCCGGCGGATCTTCCCGAAAATGACCGTGCTGGAAAACCTGCAACTGGGCGCCATCACCGCGCCGGAGGCCCATTACGCGCGCAACCTGGATGCGGCCTTCACCCTGTTCCCGCGCCTGGCGGAGCGGCGCTCGCAGCGGGGCGGCACGCTGTCCGGCGGCGAGCAGCAAATGCTCGCCATCGCCCGCGCGCTGATGAGCGAGCCGAAACTGTTGCTGCTGGACGAGCCGTCGCTTGGCCTGGCGCCGATCATCGTCCGCCAGATTTTCAACGCCATCCGCACCGTCAACCGGGAAACCGGCATGACCGTGTTCCTGGTGGAGCAGAACGCCTATCACGCCCTGCGGCTCGCCCATCGCGGCTATGTGATGGTGAACGGCATCATCACGCTGTCCGGCACCGGCCAGGACCTGCTGGCCAACGAAGAGGTGCGGGCGGCGTATCTGGAAGGGGGCCACTGA